In Streptococcus mitis, the DNA window CCCCAGTTCAGCTCGTTCTCTCAACTCTTCTACGGCTGGTCTAGCTGGATTAAAACGAGGCAGTTTCAAACTAGTATCCAAATCATAAGAAATGCCTGAAATAAGCTTTTCTAAATTGTCCAAAGCTTGAGGAAAACGTTCTTGGAATAGTTTCTCTAAAGAACTTGCTGATATAAGAACATCTTGTCGTGAGCGCAAAGGAACTTCTCTGAGCGGTAGATTTTCTTTAATCGCTGTTAATACTTGAAGAACTTCTCTATCCTTACTTTCAAATGCATTGACCCGATACAATGGTAAAATAGGATGGTGAAATTCGCTGGCCAGTGTTTCTGGGTAAACCCCTATATAGTAATCACAGCCTAGATTTAACAACTCAAGTTCTTCAAAATAAGGAGCAATTACCGCAATATCCTCTAGATACTGAGATAGAACTGACCAACTTTTCTCCCCCTGCATCTTGGCTGTTGAAAGCTTCATCAACTGCTGATAGCCCACATTAGATAGAGCTAAAAAGCGCAGATTCACATCCTTGTCATCTACAAGCACATTCATTTCAAGTCCTAATAAAGGATGAATGCCGTATTTTTTTGTAACCTCTAGAAAGTTGAAAGCTCCATAAAGATTGTCAATATCCATCATAGCCAGATGAGTGTAGCCGAATTCTTTAGCTGCTCTCACATACTTGTCGATTGAAATGACACTCTCCATAAAACTATAGACTGTTTTTGTATCTAGTTGTGCGATCAATTTACACTTCTCCTCTATCGTTCTCACTATATTATACCATTTTCTTAAAATTTCTATTACTATTACTGATGCTTTAATATCTAATAGCTCAAATCATAGTTAATTAGACAATCCTTGCCTGATTTACAACAGCACCACTAATATTTTTGTATTTAAGCTTATCATTTCACATGTTTATTTTATAAATACTTATTTTTATTTATTATAGTTTCTATTAATTTTTATAGTATCTTTTCTCTCTATTTTTTGATATAATAACCTTAATATATTTCATAAGTAGGAGGCTTTTATGCGTTTTAATCAATTCAGCTATTTTGCGCTACCTAGAGATACAATTATCTTTGAATTAAAAAAGTATGGATTTGATTTACCAGTCAACATCACAAATAAAAAAATGCTTGAAGCGTTTCTTATTCGTTTCTTTTTTAATTACAAAGATAGCTCCTATCCCCTATCCAGTTTAGCAGTTGATAAGGAAACTGACTTATTGACATTTTTTCAATCAGATAAAGAGTTGACTGCTGATATTTTCTATACTGTGGCTTTTCAACTTTTAGGTTTTTCTTACTTGGTTGACTTTGAAGACAGTGATGTTTTTCGTAAAGAGACTGGTTTTCCCATTGTATATGGTGACTTGATTGAAAATTTCTATCAGTTACTCAATACTCGCACCAAAAAGGGAAATACTCTTATCGACCAACTTGTCAGTGACGGCCTGATTCCTGAGGATAATGACTATCACTACTTTAACGGCAAGAGTTTGGCTACCTTTTCTAGCCATGATGCCATTCGCGAAGTCGTTTACGTTGAGACTCGTGTCGATACTGACCGAAAAGGGCTTCCAGACTTAGTCAAGGTCAGCATTATTCGTCCTCGTTATGATGGAAAAATCCCTGCTATCATGACAGCCAGCCCCTACCATCAGGGAACCAATGACAAGGCTAGTGATAAGGCTCTCTACAAGATGGAGGGTGAGCTTGAGGTCAAACCTGCTCACAAGATTGAGCTTAAAGAACCTCAACTAAATCTCGTCCAACCTCAAGGTCAAGCTGAGCTTGTGTCAGAAGCTGAGGAAAAGCTAACGCACATCAACGCTAGCTATACTCTCAACGACTACTTCCTTCCACGAGGCTTTGCCAATCTCTATGTGTCAGGTGTTGGAACCAAAGATTCTACAGGTTTCATGACTAATGGAGACTACCAGCAAATCGAAGCTTATAAAAATGTCATCGATTGGCTTAATGGTCGTTGTCGTGCCTTCACCGACCACACGCACCAGCGTCAAGTTAAGGCTGACTGGTCAAACGGAAAAGTAGCCACAACTGGACTTTCCTATCTAGGTACCATGTCCAATGGTCTTGCGACTACAGGTGTAGATGGTTTAGAGGTTATCATTTCCGAGGCTGGTATTTCTTCGTGGTACAACTACTACCGTGAAAACGGTCTGGTAACTAGCCCAGGTGGATATCCAGGGGAGGACTTTGACTCCCTTGCTGAGTTAACCTATTCTCGTAATCTCTTGGCTGGTGACTATATTCGTGGGAACGAAGCTCACCAAGCTGACTTAGAAAAAGTAAAAGAGCAACTGGATCGCAAGTCTGGCGACTACACTCAGTTTTGGCATGACCGTAATTATCTACTCAATGCCCATAAGGTAAAAGCAGAGGTTGTCTTTACCCATGGGTCTCAGGATTGGAATGTCAAACCACTTCATGTTTACCAGATGTTCCATGCCCTTCCTGCTTATATAAATAAGCACCTCTTTTTCCATAATGGTGCACATGTTTACATGAACAACTGGCAGTCCATTGACTTCCGTGAATCCATGAATGCTTTATTGACTAAGAAATTACTGGGACAGGAAACGGATTACCAACTTCCTACTGTTATCTGGCAGGACAATACTGCTCCTCAGACTTGGTTATCTCTTGATAACTTTGGTGAGCAAGAACACTTTGAAACCTTCTCACTTGGGCAAGAAGAGCAAGTTATTCAAAACCAGTATCCAGATAAGGATTTTGAGCGCTATGGCAAGACCTACCAGACCTTCAATACAGAACTTTATCAAGGGAAAGTCAATCAGATTACTATTGACCTTCCTGTAACTAAAGACATTCACTTGAACGGTCGAGCTCAACTCAATCTTCGTATCAAATCCAGCTCAAACAAGGGTTTATTATCAGCCCAACTGCTAGAATTTGGACAAAAGAAATACCTACAACCTTATCCAGCTGTTTTAAGTGCTAGAACCATTGACAACGGTCGCTATCACATGCTGGAAAATCTCTGTGAATTGCCATTTAGTGCAACCACACAACGAGTAGTGACAAAAGGCTACCTTAATTTACAAAATAGAAATGATTTACTGTTAGTAGAGGATATTAAAGCAGATGAATGGATGGATATCCAGTTTGAACTGCAACCAACTATTTACAAGCTAAAAGAAGGAGATACTCTCCGTTTAGTCCTTTATACTACTGACTTTGAAATCACCATACGTGACAACACCGCTTACCACCTGACTGTTGATCTTGAACAGTCTACTCTTATCCTACCTTGTCAAAAGGTAGAATACTAGACTGTTCAATATGGAAGATTTCCACTTGAACAGTCAAACTACACATAAACTTGGTATCAAATCCAATCCTAGTCTAGGCCTATGATATGTTTAAAACTGGATTTTGGAAAAAAGATACTATTCAACCCTAACCAACATGTGTACTCATTAATAATACTCGCTACCACACTACATGTTGGAAAATCTCTGTGAATTAACATTAATCGTAAATTCACAAGAAGTCGTGACAAAAGGCTACCCAAATTGAAGGATTTACTGTTAGTAGAGGACACCAATGTAGATAAACGGATAGATAGCCAATTCATCTCCACCCAACTAGCGAAGAGGTAAAGTAAGGAGATTCTCTCCGCTTCTTCCTATTCTACTGACTTTCAAATCTTCATACGTGACAATACCGCTTACCACCCGACTGACGATATCGTTCAGTCCACGCTTTCTGTACCTGGTACAAGGAGTAACATTTTATGAATAAATCTGAACACCGACACCAACTCATACGAGCTCTTGTAACAAAAAACAAGATTCATACTCAAGCTGAGCTACAAGCTCTTCTTGCCGATAATGATATTCAAGTTACACAAGCTACACTTTCAAGAGATATTAAAAGCATGAACCTTTCAAAAGTACGAGAAGAAGACAACTCTTACTACGTGCTCAATACAGGTTCTATCTCAAAATGGGAAAAACGTCTCGAAATTTACATGGAAGATGCTCTTGTCTTGATGCGCCCAGTTCAACACCAAGTCCTACTAAAAACCCTTCCTGGACTTGCTCAATCCTTTGGTTCTATTATTGATGCCTTAAGCTTCCCTGACGCTATTGCTAGCCTCTGTGGGGATGATGTTTGTCTTGTCATCTGTGAAGATGCAGAAGCTGCTCAAAAATGCTTTGAAGAATTGAAAAAATTCGCTCCACCATTTTTCTTTGAAGAATAAGAAAATTCCGTGTCTCATGTGGCACGGAATTTTTTTATATTCTTTACTGAGATGGATTTTCTTTTTTAGTTCGTGCTAATCTCAGGGCACGATTTGGATTGAGACGATTAAATAGTTCTTCCAATTTCTTTTCATTCCAAACATCTGCGGCGGAAACAAAGTTGCCATCCGCATCTCGGAAAGATATCGGTTTATCTCCCATATCAGTCTCCTAGTCTACAAATTCAAACTCAAATTTACCAATTCGGACCAAGTCACCATCTTTAGCTCCACGCGCACGAAGGGCTTCATCAACCCCCATACCACGTAGCTGGCGAGCAAATTTCATGACTGATTCGTCACGATCAAAGTTGGTCATATTAAAGAGTTTCATGAGTTTTTCACCAGAAAGCACCCATGTCGCATCGTCATCACGACTAATTTCAAAGGCTTTTTCTTCCTCATCAAATCCATAGTAAGCTTCTTCTTCCATATCTGACTCGTCGTAGAGCAAGAATTCTGATGTCTTGTCTAACAATTCAGCTGTAGCATCCAAAAGCGTTGCCAGACCTTGCTTGGTCAATCCAGAAATTGGGAAGATAGCTGGTAACTCTTCAAATTCATCGTAATTTTCAGCTAATTTCTTCTT includes these proteins:
- a CDS encoding Xaa-Pro dipeptidyl-peptidase is translated as MRFNQFSYFALPRDTIIFELKKYGFDLPVNITNKKMLEAFLIRFFFNYKDSSYPLSSLAVDKETDLLTFFQSDKELTADIFYTVAFQLLGFSYLVDFEDSDVFRKETGFPIVYGDLIENFYQLLNTRTKKGNTLIDQLVSDGLIPEDNDYHYFNGKSLATFSSHDAIREVVYVETRVDTDRKGLPDLVKVSIIRPRYDGKIPAIMTASPYHQGTNDKASDKALYKMEGELEVKPAHKIELKEPQLNLVQPQGQAELVSEAEEKLTHINASYTLNDYFLPRGFANLYVSGVGTKDSTGFMTNGDYQQIEAYKNVIDWLNGRCRAFTDHTHQRQVKADWSNGKVATTGLSYLGTMSNGLATTGVDGLEVIISEAGISSWYNYYRENGLVTSPGGYPGEDFDSLAELTYSRNLLAGDYIRGNEAHQADLEKVKEQLDRKSGDYTQFWHDRNYLLNAHKVKAEVVFTHGSQDWNVKPLHVYQMFHALPAYINKHLFFHNGAHVYMNNWQSIDFRESMNALLTKKLLGQETDYQLPTVIWQDNTAPQTWLSLDNFGEQEHFETFSLGQEEQVIQNQYPDKDFERYGKTYQTFNTELYQGKVNQITIDLPVTKDIHLNGRAQLNLRIKSSSNKGLLSAQLLEFGQKKYLQPYPAVLSARTIDNGRYHMLENLCELPFSATTQRVVTKGYLNLQNRNDLLLVEDIKADEWMDIQFELQPTIYKLKEGDTLRLVLYTTDFEITIRDNTAYHLTVDLEQSTLILPCQKVEY
- a CDS encoding arginine repressor, whose amino-acid sequence is MNKSEHRHQLIRALVTKNKIHTQAELQALLADNDIQVTQATLSRDIKSMNLSKVREEDNSYYVLNTGSISKWEKRLEIYMEDALVLMRPVQHQVLLKTLPGLAQSFGSIIDALSFPDAIASLCGDDVCLVICEDAEAAQKCFEELKKFAPPFFFEE